The Apium graveolens cultivar Ventura chromosome 6, ASM990537v1, whole genome shotgun sequence genome contains a region encoding:
- the LOC141668038 gene encoding amidophosphoribosyltransferase, chloroplastic-like — protein MAAAAVAVAAAAAATTAAANLQTLSTQPQKTHSFISKTPYQKPLLTLSKTLPSTSSLSKTLFTSLSNNPISTVITSNNHTPDQDLDEKPREECGVVGIYGDQEASRLCYLALHALQHRGQEGAGIVTNNDNVLHSVTGVGLVSEVFNQSKLDQLPGDSAIGHVRYSTAGASMLKNVQPFVTRYRYGSVGVAHNGNLVNYEELRVKLEENGSIFTTSSDTEVVLHLIAISKARPFFLRIVEACGKLEGAYSMVFLTEEKLVAVRDPYGFRPLVMGRRSNGAVVFASETCALDLIEATYEREVAPGEVIVVDRTGIESSLCLMKHVVPKACIFEHIYFALPNSVVFGRSVYESRRKFGEILATEAPADCDVVIAVPDSGVVAALGYAMKAGVPFQQGLIRSHYVGRTFIEPSQKIRDFGVKLKLSPVRAVLEGKRVVVVDDSIVRGTTSSKIVRLLKEAGAKEVHMRISSPPIIASCYYGVDTPSSEELISNRMRVEEIRDFIGCDSLAFLPIDSMKEFMGTDSENYCYACFSGKYPVLPTGKVKRVGDFLDDGLSGSIDSFDEGWIHGTKNEVGKTINSVKKEDEAVA, from the coding sequence ATGGCAGCCGCCGCCGTCGCCGTCGCCGCCGCCGCCGCAGCAACCACCGCCGCAGCCAATCTCCAAACACTCTCAACACAACCCCAAAAGACCCACTCTTTCATCTCCAAAACCCCGTATCAAAAACCCCTCTTAACCCTCTCTAAAACCCTCCCCTCAACCTCCTCTCTCTCCAAAACCCTCTTCACATCTCTCTCAAACAACCCCATTTCCACCGTCATAACCTCAAATAATCACACCCCAGATCAAGATTTGGATGAAAAACCCCGAGAAGAGTGCGGTGTTGTGGGAATTTACGGTGACCAAGAAGCCTCAAGACTGTGTTATTTGGCCTTACATGCTTTACAACACCGTGGTCAAGAAGGTGCTGGGATTGTGACAAATAATGACAATGTGTTGCATTCCGTCACTGGTGTTGGCCTTGTTTCGGAAGTGTTTAATCAGTCTAAGCTTGATCAGTTGCCCGGTGATTCGGCTATTGGGCATGTAAGGTACTCTACTGCTGGTGCTTCTATGTTAAAAAATGTTCAGCCTTTTGTTACTAGATATAGATATGGTTCTGTTGGTGTTGCTCATAATGGTAATTTGGTTAATTATGAAGAACTTAGAGTTAAGTTAGAGGAGAATGGGTCGATTTTTACGACTAGTAGTGATACTGAGGTTGTTTTGCATTTGATTGCTATAAGTAAAGCTAGGCCATTTTTTTTGAGGATTGTTGAAGCTTGTGGGAAGCTTGAGGGGGCGTATTCGATGGTGTTTTTGACTGAAGAAAAGTTGGTTGCGGTTAGGGATCCGTATGGGTTTAGGCCGTTGGTTATGGGTAGGAGGAGTAATGGGGCTGTTGTGTTTGCTTCGGAGACTTGTGCGTTGGATTTAATTGAGGCTACTTATGAGAGGGAAGTTGCGCCTGGAGAGGTTATTGTGGTGGATAGAACGGGGATTGAGTCTTCGCTTTGTTTGATGAAACATGTGGTGCCGAAAGCTTGTATTTTTGAGCATATTTATTTTGCTTTGCCTAATTCGGTTGTTTTTGGAAGGTCTGTTTATGAGTCTCGTAGGAAGTTTGGGGAAATACTTGCTACTGAGGCACCTGCTGATTGTGATGTTGTGATTGCTGTTCCGGATTCAGGGGTCGTAGCTGCTCTTGGTTATGCTATGAAGGCAGGAGTGCCATTTCAACAAGGGTTGATCAGGTCGCATTATGTTGGGAGAACTTTTATTGAACCTTCGCAAAAAATTAGGGATTTTGGGGTTAAGCTTAAGTTGTCTCCGGTTCGAGCGGTTTTGGAGGGGAAGAGGGTTGTGGTTGTGGATGATTCAATAGTAAGGGGGACAACATCCTCGAAAATTGTTAGGTTATTGAAGGAGGCAGGAGCCAAAGAAGTTCACATGAGGATCTCAAGCCCACCTATAATTGCTTCTTGTTATTATGGGGTGGACACACCTAGCTCCGAGGAGTTGATATCCAATAGAATGCGTGTGGAAGAAATCAGGGATTTTATCGGTTGTGATTCACTCGCCTTCCTTCCAATTGACAGCATGAAAGAATTTATGGGAACTGATTCTGAGAACTATTGTTATGCTTGTTTTTCTGGCAAGTACCCTGTTCTGCCCACCGGTAAAGTGAAACGAGTTGGTGACTTTTTGGATGATGGACTAAGCGGAAGTATAGATTCCTTTGATGAAGGATGGATCCATGGAACTAAAAATGAAGTCGGGAAGACTATAAACTCAGTGAAAAAAGAAGATGAAGCTGTTGCATGA
- the LOC141667259 gene encoding kinetochore protein NUF2 homolog isoform X1, whose translation MSKWDYPRLPLNGIVSLLAESQIASVSESDLLHPSPDLVISLYKRILYYLELFQEDDGKINFDALQQFENPDLHLESVQIMNLLQKIRGFVAALYCPRKFNLKDLVRPDSDRTEFFLSAVLNFILYRGTKLDILNPIMEEMMLIDDRRKVLEGKTSELNAEIEEYNKARESSIPLVQEVEAKVKELHQTIPGLNSHQMSLKASIKKMKENAKEMDEKISSAEFALVQAVQENANLRSKIVQSPDKLQRALEERKAILAEAKNAERSAMLSFQEKTSTCEVYTKASEKMSKHFAKMQDIQEQVNSAKAIEKEMKVLKLKLADEGVLDKSLEAKLVERQGRANQRHELKKQLEKEGVLNCEAATKELTNVKLEVESRKHHFELRKRNVEALLTEVDTIEANIKSAKDSSAAKQQDLGLKSEEIVKEFYQYKNRLEDSWAPLEVRR comes from the exons ATGTCGAAATGGGACTACCCCAGGCTCCCCCTCAACGGAATAGTGTCACTACTCGCCGAATCTCAAATCGCCAGCGTTTCCGAGTCCGATTTACTCCACCCCAGCCCCGATTTAGTAATAAGCCTCTACAAACGTATCCTCTATTACCTCGAGTTATTTCA GGAAGATGATGGAAAAATCAATTTTGATGCATTGCAGCAGTTTGAGAATCCGGATCTCCATTTGGAGTCGGTTCAAATTATGAATTTGTTGCAGAAAATTAGGGGTTTTGTTGCTGCTCTTTATTGCCCTAGAAAATTTAATCTTAAGGATCTCGTTAGGCCTGATTCTGATCGTACTGAGTTTTTTCTCAGTGCCGTGCTCAATTTCATTCTCTACAG AGGAACAAAATTGGATATTTTGAATCCAATAATGGAGGAGATGATGTTGATTGATGACCGGCGAAAAGTGTTGGAGGGCAAAACTTCAGAG TTAAATGCAGAGATAGAAGAGTACAACAAAGCTAGAGAAAGTTCAATCCCACTTGTTCAAGAAGTTGAAGCTAAAGTTAAAGAATTGCATCAGACTATCCCTGGTCTTAACAGTCATCAGATGTCTTTGAAGGCTTCAATTAAAAAAATGAAGGAGAATGCAAAAGAAATGGATGAAAAG ATTTCCAGTGCTGAGTTTGCTTTGGTACAAGCTGTCCAAGAAAATGCCAATTTACGTTCTAAAATCGTTCAGTCACCGGATAAATTGCAG AGAGCCTTAGAGGAGCGAAAAGCAATCCTAGCAGAGGCAAAGAATGCTGAAAGGTCAGCAATGCTATCTTTTCAGGAGAAGACTTCCACTTGTGAAGTTTACACAAAG GCGTCCGAGAAAATGTCAAAGCACTTTGCTAAGATGCAGGACATACAAGAACAG GTGAACTCTGCAAAAGCAATTGAAAAGGAAATGAAGGTTCTAAAATTAAAGCTGGCCGATGAGGGAGTATTGGACAAGTCTCTTGAGGCTAAATTGGTGGAACGACAAGGCAGAG CGAACCAACGGCATGAACTAAAAAAGCAATTAGAAAAGGAAGGAGTGCTCAACTGTGAGGCAGCTACTAAAGAATTGACAAATGTAAAGCTCGAAGTAGAATCGAGAAAGCATCACTTTGAATTAAGGAAGAGAAATGTTGAAGCACTTCTTACTGAG GTGGATACTATAGAGGCTAATATCAAATCAGCAAAAGATTCTTCAGCAGCTAAACAGCAAGACTTAGGCTTGAAATCTGAAGAGATTGTAAAAGAG TTTTACCAATATAAGAACCGGCTTGAAGACTCATGGGCACCCCTGGAAGTTCGCCGGTAG
- the LOC141667259 gene encoding kinetochore protein NUF2 homolog isoform X2 — protein MEEMMLIDDRRKVLEGKTSELNAEIEEYNKARESSIPLVQEVEAKVKELHQTIPGLNSHQMSLKASIKKMKENAKEMDEKISSAEFALVQAVQENANLRSKIVQSPDKLQRALEERKAILAEAKNAERSAMLSFQEKTSTCEVYTKASEKMSKHFAKMQDIQEQVNSAKAIEKEMKVLKLKLADEGVLDKSLEAKLVERQGRANQRHELKKQLEKEGVLNCEAATKELTNVKLEVESRKHHFELRKRNVEALLTEVDTIEANIKSAKDSSAAKQQDLGLKSEEIVKEFYQYKNRLEDSWAPLEVRR, from the exons ATGGAGGAGATGATGTTGATTGATGACCGGCGAAAAGTGTTGGAGGGCAAAACTTCAGAG TTAAATGCAGAGATAGAAGAGTACAACAAAGCTAGAGAAAGTTCAATCCCACTTGTTCAAGAAGTTGAAGCTAAAGTTAAAGAATTGCATCAGACTATCCCTGGTCTTAACAGTCATCAGATGTCTTTGAAGGCTTCAATTAAAAAAATGAAGGAGAATGCAAAAGAAATGGATGAAAAG ATTTCCAGTGCTGAGTTTGCTTTGGTACAAGCTGTCCAAGAAAATGCCAATTTACGTTCTAAAATCGTTCAGTCACCGGATAAATTGCAG AGAGCCTTAGAGGAGCGAAAAGCAATCCTAGCAGAGGCAAAGAATGCTGAAAGGTCAGCAATGCTATCTTTTCAGGAGAAGACTTCCACTTGTGAAGTTTACACAAAG GCGTCCGAGAAAATGTCAAAGCACTTTGCTAAGATGCAGGACATACAAGAACAG GTGAACTCTGCAAAAGCAATTGAAAAGGAAATGAAGGTTCTAAAATTAAAGCTGGCCGATGAGGGAGTATTGGACAAGTCTCTTGAGGCTAAATTGGTGGAACGACAAGGCAGAG CGAACCAACGGCATGAACTAAAAAAGCAATTAGAAAAGGAAGGAGTGCTCAACTGTGAGGCAGCTACTAAAGAATTGACAAATGTAAAGCTCGAAGTAGAATCGAGAAAGCATCACTTTGAATTAAGGAAGAGAAATGTTGAAGCACTTCTTACTGAG GTGGATACTATAGAGGCTAATATCAAATCAGCAAAAGATTCTTCAGCAGCTAAACAGCAAGACTTAGGCTTGAAATCTGAAGAGATTGTAAAAGAG TTTTACCAATATAAGAACCGGCTTGAAGACTCATGGGCACCCCTGGAAGTTCGCCGGTAG
- the LOC141667260 gene encoding uncharacterized protein LOC141667260 gives MTSKAIDPAHKYATRNPTCLYKFTCNFCGKETTGGVFRAKEHLIGGRRNAKSCPKVPSEVKKEIEEYMAGKKHAKEDEKITFENLGSDSEEDLGEIEILQKSLKKTSGTSTSNQKMKGPLDLLLRPHPEKMVKKRKGQTRLDENDAVKKELRARACTTFARWMYDAGIPFNAVNYNSFDTAIEAIGQYGSGMKPPTYHEVRVPLLKKEVDTARKIMAEHKNECEANGCSIMSDGWTNKNQRTLINILVNCPKGSFFIESIDASSYSKTGQKVYELVC, from the coding sequence ATGACTAGCAAAGCTATTGATCCCGCTCATAAATATGCCACTCGAAACCCCACATGTTTATACAAGTTCACGTGCAATTTCTGTGGAAAAGAAACAACAGGAGGAGTTTTTAGAGCAAAAGAACATTTAATTGGAGGTCGAAGAAATGCAAAGAGCTGTCCAAAAGTTCCATCAGAGGTGAAAAAAGAGATTGAAGAGTACATGGCTGGAAAAAAGCATGCTAAAGAGGATGAGAAAATAACATTTGAAAATCTGGGATCAGATTCAGAAGAAGATTTAGGGGAGATTGAAATTCTGCAGAAGAGCCTAAAAAAGACATCTGGTACCTCAACTTCAAACCAGAAAATGAAAGGGCCACTTGATTTATTGTTGAGACCTCATCCTGAAAAAATGGTTAAAAAGCGTAAGGGGCAGACAAGGTTGGATGAAAACGACGCTGTTAAGAAAGAATTAAGGGCCAGGGCTTGTACAACTTTTGCAAGATGGATGTATGACGCTGGTATTCCATTCAATGCAGTGAACTACAATAGTTTTGATACGGCAATAGAGGCTATCGGACAATATGGTTCAGGAATGAAACCACCAACTTACCACGAGGTTAGAGTGCCATTACTGAAGAAAGAAGTGGATACAGCAAGAAAGATTATGGCTGAACACAAGAATGAATGTGAAGCTAATGGTTGCTCGATCATGTCCGATGGTTGGACAAACAAAAACCAGAGGACATTGATTAACATTCTAGTTAACTGTCCTAAAGGAAGCTTCTTCATTGAGTCTATTGATGCATCATCATATTCAAAAACAGGACAAAAGGTTTATGAGCTGGTATGTTGA